A region of Vitis vinifera cultivar Pinot Noir 40024 chromosome 15, ASM3070453v1 DNA encodes the following proteins:
- the LOC100247838 gene encoding haloacid dehalogenase-like hydrolase domain-containing protein Sgpp isoform X1 translates to MPSLLSSNFFLTTHLHKHPHFSLNFSGFYPTSYHPPRTSISCSAHSSKCSLSFLAPLEAILFDIDGTICDSDPLHYYAFRDMLQEVGFNGGVPITEEFFIETISGKHNVNLATILFPDWEPQRSQKILEDKEAYFRRLASEQLQPMNGLHKLCKWVEEQGLRRAAVTSAPRSNVELLIPMLGLLDFFETIVIGSDCERVKPFPDPYLKALQALKVSHKHTFVFEDSVSGIKAGVAAGMPVVGLAKRNPEKLLAAAGASFVIDDFDDPKLWGVLEELQRKPEVTTAT, encoded by the exons ATGCCATCCCTCCTCTCCTCCAATTTTTTCCTCACAACCCATCTTCACAAACACCCACATTTCTCTCTAAACTTCTCTGGATTCTACCCCACCTCCTACCACCCTCCTAGGACCTCCATTTCCTGTTCAGCCCACAG CAGCAAGTGTTCACTCTCTTTTCTTGCTCCTCTAGAAGCAATACTATTTGACATTGATGGAACAATATGTGATTCAGATCCTCTCCATTATTATGCCTTTCGTGACATGCTTCAAGAG GTAGGTTTCAATGGAGGAGTCCCCATCACCGAGGAATTCTTTATTGAGACTATTAGTGGCAAGCACAATGTGAATCTTGCCACCATCCTCTTTCCTGATTGGGAACCCCAAAGAAGCCAAAAAATTTTGGAGGATAAGGAAGCCTATTTTCGGAG ATTGGCATCAGAACAACTACAACCCATGAATGGGCTGCACAAGTTGTGCAAATGGGTTGAAGAACAGGGCTTGAGACGAGCTGCCGTGACAAGTGCTCCAAGATCAAATGTTGAGCTCTTGATCCCAATGTTGGGCCTGTTGGATTTCTTCGAGACTATTGTTATTGGGAGCGATTGTGAGCGAGTGAAACCGTTCCCTGACCCCTACCTGAAAGCTCTCCAAGCACTTAAAGTGTCCCATAAGCACACTTTTGTGTTTGAG GACTCTGTTTCAGGGATAAAAGCAGGGGTGGCTGCTGGGATGCCAGTAGTGGGCTTAGCCAAAAGGAACCCCGAAAAACTACTGGCAGCAGCCGGGGCCTCTTTCGTCATTGATGATTTTGACGACCCAAAATTGTGGGGTGTGTTGGAAGAGCTACAACGCAAGCCAGAGGTAACAACAGCTACTTAG
- the LOC100247838 gene encoding haloacid dehalogenase-like hydrolase domain-containing protein Sgpp isoform X2, which yields MPSLLSSNFFLTTHLHKHPHFSLNFSGFYPTSYHPPRTSISCSAHSKCSLSFLAPLEAILFDIDGTICDSDPLHYYAFRDMLQEVGFNGGVPITEEFFIETISGKHNVNLATILFPDWEPQRSQKILEDKEAYFRRLASEQLQPMNGLHKLCKWVEEQGLRRAAVTSAPRSNVELLIPMLGLLDFFETIVIGSDCERVKPFPDPYLKALQALKVSHKHTFVFEDSVSGIKAGVAAGMPVVGLAKRNPEKLLAAAGASFVIDDFDDPKLWGVLEELQRKPEVTTAT from the exons ATGCCATCCCTCCTCTCCTCCAATTTTTTCCTCACAACCCATCTTCACAAACACCCACATTTCTCTCTAAACTTCTCTGGATTCTACCCCACCTCCTACCACCCTCCTAGGACCTCCATTTCCTGTTCAGCCCACAG CAAGTGTTCACTCTCTTTTCTTGCTCCTCTAGAAGCAATACTATTTGACATTGATGGAACAATATGTGATTCAGATCCTCTCCATTATTATGCCTTTCGTGACATGCTTCAAGAG GTAGGTTTCAATGGAGGAGTCCCCATCACCGAGGAATTCTTTATTGAGACTATTAGTGGCAAGCACAATGTGAATCTTGCCACCATCCTCTTTCCTGATTGGGAACCCCAAAGAAGCCAAAAAATTTTGGAGGATAAGGAAGCCTATTTTCGGAG ATTGGCATCAGAACAACTACAACCCATGAATGGGCTGCACAAGTTGTGCAAATGGGTTGAAGAACAGGGCTTGAGACGAGCTGCCGTGACAAGTGCTCCAAGATCAAATGTTGAGCTCTTGATCCCAATGTTGGGCCTGTTGGATTTCTTCGAGACTATTGTTATTGGGAGCGATTGTGAGCGAGTGAAACCGTTCCCTGACCCCTACCTGAAAGCTCTCCAAGCACTTAAAGTGTCCCATAAGCACACTTTTGTGTTTGAG GACTCTGTTTCAGGGATAAAAGCAGGGGTGGCTGCTGGGATGCCAGTAGTGGGCTTAGCCAAAAGGAACCCCGAAAAACTACTGGCAGCAGCCGGGGCCTCTTTCGTCATTGATGATTTTGACGACCCAAAATTGTGGGGTGTGTTGGAAGAGCTACAACGCAAGCCAGAGGTAACAACAGCTACTTAG